The nucleotide window tttaaattaatattaTGAAACTGTGGCAAGTGAATGCATTGCATATGATGAAACATAACAAGATAACACAGGTGTAAAATACTATTACTCTATTAAGAGCCTCCAGACACTGTCTCAAATGCAGACAGAAACACAGACCATAACTCAGTCTCTCCTCAAACTGTCCCAACAACAGAAATAGTTCCTATGTGTTGAATCTTTTAGACAGTGTATCAGCAATGTATTGCTTAAAGTTGAGGTGACTTTTACAGGCTGTAATTTGTGGCGGTATACTGCATGTATACAAAAGAGAAATACATAGGAcctaaacaaaaaagacaaaccagACAGAGGAAAACTGCAATTGGTgattaatcatattttaaaaaGGGTTAAATGCTGTGGTGGTATTAACTGAAAAGATAAAAGAAAGACTGAAGGTAAAGATGAATTAGAAAATAAAGCGGAAAATTCACTAATGGCACTCGATAATAAAGTATCCGACAGTCAACGTGAAGGAGCTAACATCCTAACATATTATCTAAAGCAGACCTGGGTCGAAcagtataaacaaaacaaaatgaagGGATAGATGATAGAACAACTGAGTAGTCTTGACATCAAATACCTGTGAATTGGTGTACTGCTCAAAAACAGAaactaattatttaaaaataaattcaccaatatgtaaagaaaaaaaacatgaacattTCACAAAGGCTTTTTGTCAAATTTTCAAAGTGGAGAAAATGAATCTATGCAGGAAATAAAAGCTCCaaagctaaataaataaataaataatgtgttTTGTTGTTTGAAATAGTTTTCTTGCATCAGCCAAACTCAATAATAGTATGCAGCTGGAGGGAAAACCAAGGTTACCTATCAGGCAACACAAACTTCCTGGGTAagcaggaaatgccgtaacctGCATGAGATTCCTTGGATGTGCCGAGGGTTGCTTTAGGGCCAAATTACCCTCACTACAATCAGCCACTTTTTCCAGCACTGACAAAGACCCTCCAGCTGTGCCCACCCTCTCAGCTCTGCTGTAGGAACACAGCAGTCTATGGGCCCTAAGAGAAGTGTGGAAGCGCCAGGTTTGGCCTTCAATACAGTTGTCTTTAATCAACTAAATGACCATTAACACTCTCTTTCTCAGTGCCTCATTTTGTCATCAGCCTCAAATGTAATGCCACTTGCAGAGTACACACTCACCAACTAGGCGCAGAGACTCAAGGCTCCAGCCTTTCTGAGACTTCTCAAGTCTCCCTGTCTCTTTCCAGGGGAAGCTCTCCGATCttaacacatacatacacacacttcaCCACAAGAGGGAAAAGGCTAATTTAACCCACCCTGCTCTCACTACATTTGCTTGATTTTCACAAGAAGTGGTTCTACTCTTTCTTGATCATTTCCTCCTCCTTCTCTGCTCAAGTGTGTCTTCTCTCGTGGCTGGCTGGCAAGCAGGCTTCCACAGTTGGGTTCCTTTGATTCCAGCTTAGTCTGGTTCAGCCCACTTTGGCCCAGCTGAGGAAAGCAGGGATGTCTCGCACTGGGACGTTGCGGGTCAAAGCTTTGACACGCAGGTTACGGTCATCTGTAAGGAGCACCACTTCCCTTTGGAGCTTCACTGTCCCGTCTGTGTGGGGGACAAGACAAAGATTAGTATCACACACACCGAGATGGCTTTACTCAAATCAAATAACATGTTTTCATATGTGAGGAACTGTGAAAACAAATGGCAGTCAATGTTACATACTTCTCTGATCAGGCATGAAATCTTTGGCCTTGTCTTTGCAGTAGTTGAGGCAGCAGGACAGAATCACATCGTCATTGGTACCCTgaggaaaaataaaaaacaaagtcACCCAAAAACTCAATTACCAAAAGTTTTCAAACAAAATACAATGGTCCAAACATTTTGAGCTACATTTCTGTGGGCTCTCacctgctgtccagaggtgtcTTCACTGCGGAAGGAGATAGACTCGAGCTGGTTCCCTCTGCTGGTCAGAGCTCTGAGACACGGCTCCCTGGCTTCGAAACCTTTCTCTAGGAAACTCACCGCCAGCCGGGCCTTCTCCTGCACGGCCCGCACATGGGCTGTATTAACATTATAGTTGCCACGGCCACCAGTGGTGCGCCCTCCTGGTCCCATTCCTCCCGCAAAGTTGTCCTGGCCTTTAGCCAAGCCATCTAATTCTGTAATCACTGGGAGAAAACACATCACAGCATGAGTATACATGAACAAATATGTCTGCATTCTTATAATATCAACgtcttaattacatttcctctaACCCTCTTACTAAAGAGCATTCTTATCCATTGATTTATTTCCCCTTTCTGTGTTTCAGCCTTACCGATGAGTGGCACAACTATAATGTATGTTCCACACTGAAGGACTCTCTTCAAGCCTCCTAAGTGATCAATGAATCCGTTGGTATCTGGAACCAAAAACCGAGGcctcacttccagctccaactGCCCGCCTGTCTGCAGCACCGCCTGAAACACACAAGTTACATTACATAACAATCAACACTGTTTCTCATTACATTCACTAATTATCCATCACAATTCATTTCGTTATCGGATATCTATTGTTATGAAGGGTTAAGTACCTGTATTTTATCCCTGCGCTTCTGTTGCTGTGCCAGTTTGTTGGTGAGAACATGGCGTCGCGCCTTCAGTTCTCTGATGTCATTCTCACTGTCTCCCACATCTTCGgcatcctcctctccctctgatGCCGAGAGAGACGACTCTGCCTCAATTATGACATCATCAGCCTGCCACAGTTAAGACACAATATAAGCAAATTGCCTTCCAATACTTACAACAGCCTATGCTGACCTGAAATCAAGCTTCTATTTACATCATTTTGTATTGTGTAACATTTTGGAAGAAAGTAGTGCgatgagagaaaaataaagagagcTACTGAAGAAGACATGTTATTAGTGGGTAAAGACAGTCACCTCTTTCTCTGTCAGAGAGTCCTGCCTGCTCTTTGTATTCTTGGAGTGGTTAAGTGGAGGAGAAGTTGCCACAGAGATGTATTCGCCTCCCTTGAAGGCCAACAGAGGCTCTTCCTGTCCACACAAAGCCTCCAGAAAGTACTTCAGCACCGTCACTCTCTTACAATCTGCTGCTATTGCCTGAGGAAAGAGGAGGTGGGATTATGTGCATGAGAACAGGAAGAGAACATTTAAGAATAGTTGTTCAATCTATACGGTCAAAGGGTTATACTCAGTGAGGTCACATAAGTATGAGTAATGTGCCAGGGCTGCTGTGTTTCAAAATACACCTTTACTCTCCGCTAGGGAAATAATTGACCTAGACACCAagatatgacgtacaggaccaaccctgacgtctgttatctcctttaaggacataggctgcttcagccataatgttatcgttcccattctgtgaccggtcaacactaggtcacagatggtctgttgttgtgggtgcactgggacacttccttctttgttgtttgtggactccaaggtatgacatcttcgaggccataagtgacggacgcaagtgactcagtgtgcccaactgtttaaactatcttatcaaaacatgttgattactctctgtgaaaccagttaaatgggctaacgagagagagaggcgctccagaattgacgtggcaaccacccgtgcagtcagaccgtgactgctgtgacttgtgacgtGAAtctctccggccgtaactccaaataaacctccagtgtttgacatcgaagctcctgctctaccgtgtctccttcctgaatcggtgactcccactgcattgcaacacagaagtttcccttacactcTCCACTTACCACGtcggtgtgtctgtctgtgtagcAAGGCTCCTGTGGTGCAGCGAGCAGCGGGACAAAGCCAGCCAGCAGCCGGTCCTCCTTCAACTGCAGCACGGTCAGCTCCTCATCGCCATCAACTTCTTCAGTGTCGGCTTTGTACAGCGGCACCTCCTCATGGTCCACACGGGCTAGCATGTTACACAGGTCAGCCAGGCCCTGCCACACATCAGGGCTGCCACTGATAGAGAGGGAAAGCATTTAGTATGTTATTACTTCAACAACCCACTGTCTGAAGAGACTTGGGGCGAGTGCAGTTTGTGTATCAGCAGAGCACACACTGTCACTGAAGGGACTCACTCTATGCTGCACGGTGGTGGGTTCCACTGGTCTGGCTGTCCCAACATCCAGTCAGACCACACCTTGATACTTGGCAGCAGCTCTCTGAGGTCCAATGAGAAGGCAGAGACCCTCACCATACCCTCAAGCTCCTCCCCTTTACCCTCTTCCTCTCCATCTGCCATGGGGACTGGTTcttaaagagagaaagagacatttttttaaatacaactGTTGAACAGTGCTGTTATATAGACACTATACACAAGAAGGCTGATGGTGGAAGATAGCATGACAGGATCATAAGTGACTTTTTTGGTCATATTGttgatagtttttttttttaagtctttGAATGAGAAATTGTAGTTCATATAAGACATGAGTTTTGAttggtccattaactgccagtgtttcccacagatctgaaatatacttgggggtaggggtgggcgatatgacgatatatatcgtcgtgacgatattaggtctccacgatatgctttttcagagatatcttATCTATcgtgatataaaaaaaaaaaaaaataaaacttttcccttcagttatgctgaagtattttattgcacttcaagtctaaagtttacattttaattgtttggcactgacttttccgcattgatgttttatgtttacttagttatgttttaccctccttttcatgtttattgatgttcactgctagtgctacctcagaaagttcatttttatattgagaaactgtgccttgaagccatatcaaaatgttgaattgttcattcagggattcatttcagaaataaaaccagcttgaaatgctattttggtctgttactcctttttgttttagtttctgttaccttgtaggtgcttgtactgttaagtaacttgaaaaataaccataataacagacatgaaaaaatatcgtgatatatatcgtctatcgtgatacagcttgaaaaatatcgtgataatatatttctcaatatcgcccacccctacttgggggggtggtggtagcgcggggggggggggggggggggttgaggtgacgtgcaacaacattaacctttctgttggtcgcttgttagcagacccttcacgcgatggcagagcgaacaggtacaggcagggcccataatgatagccctatagtttaaatccaCACATGAccatatggaaatgggttactatttaaaaaaataaatgtatttataaatgtatttaggaacctatccatgtgatttttagtgggggtcgacctcaaatcctctagggggggtccaggtgcatgcccccggtaagattttattttttattttggagttaaatgcatcaatctggtgcattttgaggggaaaataaagagactagatatatggaaacacctatattaaacagaactgtatacatttcaataatcataaaatcatggccataaccaataacataccatttccaatatgaaaaaaacactgaaacttgtttattaatttatttttggttcatttatagttgtgaatgtgtctgtgctccagaatcagcctctcctgtctccctcctctccccctgctcctctttgaggcagcagcaaagactagttttatctcaacaagttttaaaagtgtatcttaccttttttcacctagttaactttttatttatttattcatgcatattttacgtatcacattacatttcatttagctgacgcttttatccaaagcgacttataatgaccgattacagggacattctccctggagtaactaagggctaagtgccttactcaagggcacactagtggtggtgttccatggcgggatttgaactcacagccttccgatcttcagcccacctcgcTATCCATTAgacaaatcactaccctctcaaatggaaatatgtgtttacataattggtgaccacaccgtttgagacccactgagaacttagactaagttaactttacctcacctgagctgaggttatcccgagcttgtatgacacacagagaccaatcaagggctttgatttatgatctgtatgacagtggccatgtcggcaggccacatcatgtggacagccagtcaccctgtgtgaggcaggccacttaacaggccagaaggaggcgagatcagagcaagggagcgagggatcattgtccacaagttaattgatcgcagatggcgtcgtggtcacggacaaatacaaaaaaaaattatataaaaaaaaacaaacaaaaaaaacctgaatgggtcgcgaaatatacttgggcggccgttaatatacctgggcggcccgcccaagtatagtctatgtgtgggaaaccctgatatactttattaatccccgtggggaaattgtttctctgcatttgacccatcctagtgttagcattagtgtgctgccatttttgaacagcgcccggggagcagtgtagggaacggtgccttactcagggacacctcggtagcacttggtcttgccgggacttgaactggtgaccttccagttgccaagccaagtacctatcgacttcgccaccaccgtttACAAAAAGTTTGTAAGAGGTAGCAGTGCAATTGCAGATTTGGCAGATCAATTGAGTCAATCAACATTTGGTTGGTCTAGGGAAGGGGCCTCTAGTCACCAAGGATTTTGGAGTTAGTCTCTGAGGttgatttaaaccagacaggtgaCTAAAATAACTCTTTGCAAACTGTAAATATACAGTAGATAACTCATAATATTAAGTTTCGCTTTGGAACATCTAATGCTGTAGGAAATGTGTCAGTTGGCCCAATAATGTCCACCAATGTTCTGTGGTGTCGTACTCTTGCAATTCTTGATTCATTATTGAACTGTTTTTCCTATATAGATCACCaacatattattatatagatgATCATATTATATATGTGGCATTTTACATagcatattattatatatcaATTATACATGAGTGTAGAGCCACAATTCCAGAACATGCTGCAGATCATTCAGGTGTTGGGCGTACTGTGTGCGTACCTGTAGGAGTTTCCTTCAGCAGCTCGGTGCAGCGCTGCACCAGCAGAGCAAACATGCCCAGACCCAGGGCGGTGCTCTGCTCCTGTAAAACGGACCGCACCTCCTTGTCTTCAGCTGGAAAACAAAGGACAGGAACTTCAAACAACCCTTCCTCAACACTCTTTTTATCAATATTACTAATGACTTGTGTGAAGCTCTAGCATGACAGTTCATTTGGATATTGTATTTAAGTTGGAGAACTGCATTTGGAAAGATGAGATACATAATTTATACATACACATTTTACAACTAAAGAAATCTTTGTCAATCACccatgtaaatatagaaaacataaataaattaaatgtgtTAAAGCGATGAAGCAATACATGGTTTTTATGGTGTGTGGCATCACCTCGGCTGTGGGCGTTGTGTATTGTGAACATGTTGATGGTGATGATCTGCAGCATGTGCGTGCTGCCCAGTAGTGAAGGGCTGTGCTGAAGCAGCGTCTTAAACTCCAGCAGAACACGGGTGGCCATTCCGGGGAAGGACTCCATTCtgtaaagacacagacatttagAACACATGCCGGAAAAATAGACACAAAATGCGAACAAAAAGAAACGATTCCTTCAAGCTCATTCAGTTAGTGAATTTAAGAGCTGAATACATGAGCCGTCACTCACCCCACTTTGGTGAAGAGCTTTCCATGTGCATGCAGGAAGCTCAGAATGACTCTCTTATTTAGCTGGAGGAGAAAAAGAGAAGGCCAGAAGGGAAAATCTTTTAGCAACAGTTATATTTAGGTACAACCTGTACAGCACATGAAACATGAAaacacatgtgttcatccagTGCATCCGAGAATTAGAACAATGGGGACAGGAGGAAATGTACTGAAAGGCGACTGAGGCTGGAAAGAGCAGAGGACACACATACAGATGCCTCTTCCAACCGAATACACGGACAAATAGTGAACAGAAGCGCTAACACAAAATGAAAATTGTTCAAATAAGAAGGCGAATGACGAGGTTAAGAGagtctaaatcaggggtgtcaaactcaaggctcgGGGACCAGATCCGGTCcttcattttatgcggccccacaagagcttgcaaaaaatataatatgtttattatacggttacataccgatttacagaagcacccataaactacatgtcccacaatgcatctcaaatgtgccttttttctcagaatttgacttttttttcttataatttgattttttttttataccttttctcaaaatgttgcttttttttcaaatgtcacttattctttttgattttgactttttctccagaatttggcttttctttttaaatcattttgaggcaataatgtaatataatacattattttatatatattacatatttatatatgtatttttatatagtcttgacgttacaaccggccctttaaatgcaaccataatgcgaatgtggcccgcgacgaaattgagtttgacacccctggtctaaactaTACTTGAACAAAGGAGCGGAAATGAAAACTAAAGATGAGTAAACAGAAATAAAAGCCACAGGAAATAttgaaagaaaaaaatgaaacaaCAAAAGCAGAACAAAATGAGCCTAAGAAGAAATAAACGTAGACGACATACTGAATGAGAGGAAGGAATAAAAGCAGAGGAAATAATAAACTGAATTATGAAGAAGAGAGGGGGATATTAAATCATCTATGAAACATTGGAGACGTCTGCAGGCCCTTGTGACTTGGGAAAATACCCGTCAAAAATATGCTCAAAGAGACCAGTGTCCTGAGTGCACACATGAAGAGGCAcatgagactgtgtgtgtgtgtgtgtgtgtgtgtgtgtgtgtgtgtgtgtgtgtgtgtgtgtgtgtgtgtgtgtgtgtgtgagagtatgAGTATGAGAGAGAGCAAACGGAAGAAAGGGATCTTACATCACTAGCGCTGAGACTGCCCAGCTCTCCGTCCTGTTCCGAGTCTCTGCTGGATTCACTGCCGCCTCTCTGAGAGGACGGGGTCGCCGCCTGTCCGCTGGGGCGAATCCAGATCTCTACGCGGGCTCCATCCTCCCCTCGCCCTCTTCCTTTAACTGCCGGGCCCCTGGAGCCTCCTTCGTGCTCCTGTCTCCTCCTTCGCTCAAGCTGCTCGATCTACAGAAACAAAAATCTGTAAACAAGAAGCACTTGCGCTGCCTGCATTTTCTGGGCCAAAAAAAGGAATACCATATGGTTCAAGTGAATGACTTCATTTTGAGTCTAACCTTGCGCTTAGCTTCTTCAAAGAGACTCATCAGGCTCTCCTTTGCAGTCAGGATAGGGTTGGAAACTGCCAAGCTGCGCATGTAATAATACACAGCATCCAACTTCCTGTTCTGTATGTGAGAGAGATGGGAAGAGAGTCAGAGGAGGGAGGTATCCTTCAGGAAGGACACATAGTTGGAGGGTACGAGAGGATCATCACGTATTTTTCAATGATGCTTTAAGAAAGACACAGAGTTACACAGAAGTGAGAAGCCTAATGTATTTGATTAAAGCAGCAAATAAGTGTTTGCTCAACATTTTCTTTCCTTCTTAAACGACATCACTTACTGTGTAAACGGCCAGCAGGGCCAGCTGGTTATATGGTCGTCCATTTTTGGGGGCGATCTGCTGGGCCTTCAGGTACCAGCTATACAGAAAATGGAGAGGTGTAGTCATGAGATACCATCAAAAGAAATGTTATGGAAGATTTAGCCTTTTAGAAATATTCTGCGTCCACTTTAAATCATAAGGTTCTCTTTTAAGCAAGTTTACAAAGCTGTCAGAGATAGAGATTTGTACAAAGTCTGTCAAAAATAATCAGGACTGAATACAATTTTACTTAATAATTCAATAGGTGTAAACAAAAATTGCCCCacagcaaaaaaaaaacaataatcctAACCAACCAATACACATCAAATGTTTAAAGCCCTTACCTGCGAGCCTTGCCGTAGTTGGCCGAGTCACTGGCCTGTTCCCGGTAACGCGCTATATCTCCCTGACAAATCATGCAGCGCTGAGCACTGATAAGTGCATACTTCACCTGAAAAAGACAGAAACACATCAGAATTGTTTAACAATTGACAAGATGCAATGTTCAGTTAGGGCATAATTGTAGACACAATTCACAACTAGCAAGCAGCTTATTGTGCAATCACATAATGAGTCAAAAGAGTATAGCCGTACCGTTTTACGCAATGGCCGAGCCCTGATAGCTATCCCATCCATGTAATCCTGTAACTTAAACTGGTACACCGTCTGCAGCTTCTGTAGTAGCGCGTCAAAGAAAAGGGCCCCCTGTAAAACAGACAGTGAACACAAGGATGTAAAAACAGTTTTGGATACAAATGTTTCAAATGCACTGTGTATATTGCATCTTATAAATAATACAGTTGTACTAGTTCTGGGTTTACTGATCTAGTTTCTACCAACCATACCCAATTAAGTGCCCAAAGACCCTATTAGCATTTGTATTGACTTCCTCTCTAGCAGGGTAATGAATCCTGCAAACAGGTGTTCAATGCAAGACACACACATCCAAACTGCCCCTCTTGCAATAACCTCTTCATTTTGCCCTGACTGATTTCCCCACATAATTCTTACCTCATCGAGCAGTATGAGCAGCATGTTCTTTACATGAGGTGTGTTGTCATAGGCGGGGTCTTTGAGGAGCTGCCGGAAGCGCTCTATGACCTGGTAAAAGACATTCTTCCACAGAGCTTGATCCACGTTCTGCGAGTCAGAGTAGTCGATGTCTGTCAGGAGGACCTGCTCATAGAGCCCCAAAATGTCAGCTCTAAAAAAACAGGAGGGCAGATCAGGGCAGTGCTCTTTCAATAAGTCGACTACTAATTATTAGGGAAAATAACCTGAAAGCGTAACAAGTAGTGAAAGCGAAAACTAAAATATAGAAAAATGCACAGCTGTTACTCAAAATCCTCACCTGAGCTGGGCCATGCGTTCCAGTCCCTCGGCACTCACTCTGTCCCGGGACAGCAGGTTGCTGAGCTGAAGCTCCTGTGCGTCCGCAGCCCTCAGCATCCTCCCCAGCTCCCCTCTGGCTTGttgctccacctcttccgaTGTCAAACTACCTCCTGCAACAGGCTGGGGATACCCTGCTCCCCTGTAACTCCCACAGAATTGACCCACAGGGTACATACCATTAGCGGGAGCCATTTGGTAGGGTCCCATTTGATAAGGGTATGCATAGCTGGCGGTGCTGCCAGGACTGTGTGAGTTGCTGGCCGGCACGGGGTGGCCGTAAGGGTTGTCAGAGTTTTGGAATTTGTAAAAGGCCATGGCAGCGACCTGCTGGGCTCGAAAGTGATCACCCTGCGCCACCGGAGGACTTCCTGCCACCTCATCGTCTGTGTCCAGGAAGTGAAGTTGACCGATTCCAGCCCCTGTCTGAAGATATACAGGCTGCTGGCGAGATGAATGCTGCGAGGACTGGGTCGCGGTAAGAGCTGGCTTCTGGTCGGGGTTGTTTGGATCCCAGAGTCGCCTCGCTTCTCCTCCTCTGCCTCCCCTACTTCTGGCGGCTCCCCCTCCCCTGATACCACCAAAAAGAAGCCTCTGCCCGACCTCAGGAGAGTTAGAGATGTCTGTGCGAGCAGGAAGTATCAGGATACCCCCCCCTCTGCCCCGGGGAACCAAGCCTGGTGCGCAATGTTGTGATACGGCAACATGTGATGGGGTACCTGGCAGTTTTTCTAGAGAGACCCTAAGGATTCCCCTATCTCCCCCTCTGGTTCCCTTTGGTTTGCTCCTCTCTACCCTCCGCCTCTCAGCACTTAGTTCTTCCCTGCCACCTCTTCTTTTCCTCTCTTCTGCTTTGTCACTCATCTCACTCCCTTCCATTGACTCTGTGGATGATTCCCCATTGGTTGTCCAGCTTTTTAAATGACTTCTCCGTCCTGCTCCGCTTGTAGCAACCCCCTCTTTGTGCTTAGGCTCAGCGTGAGGCCACTTGGTACGCTCCACATCCATCCTTACTCGAGGGCCATCCAGGCTGGTCACGCTGctggctgagctgctgctgtAAGTGCGATTCCGTGGGCGGCGAATATCTGACTTGGAATAGCGTTTTGAGGTCGCCGTCGTGCTGTTTGCATTGGATTTGTTTCTATCGCCTCCTTCCACTgccctgtctctgtctctgtcggTTTTAGCATCGTTTTCAGCATCTCTTgaccggttgttgttgttgttgtctcctCTTTTGCTTTCTCTGCGATTCTCTCTTCCTTTGCTTTGGTGCGGCTCTCCAGTGTTACCTGGTTTATTATCCTTGTCTGCGTCTGGTGCTCTCTTGTCTCTTTCCTTCTCAGCTTTCCCCCGGTCAACCTTTCCTCGACTGCCTGCTTCCTCTTTCCCTCGTCTGGAATCTGGATTACTCTCCCTTTCCTTATCTTCTCCCCTTCGGTTGCGGTTTCCTTTTTCCCTTTTCATTTCTAccttttcctcctcctcttttgtTCCTCTCTTTTCCTTGGAAGatgtttcccctctctcgcaACTTAACTCGTCAATGACTTGGCTGTCACATCCCACCTTTTCTTTCATGCTAAGTTTGTCAATTTTGCTAGTC belongs to Pseudochaenichthys georgianus chromosome 14, fPseGeo1.2, whole genome shotgun sequence and includes:
- the smg6 gene encoding telomerase-binding protein EST1A; its protein translation is MANELDRVRISAAELRAEASNSINIDDCQKEEQQEYHVHKQQRKREGKHPRPELQRYQPVAGNGRCHRDDEEGETSGPLPADSHDEPPQSEKKVENALERHGCTDSGAVTDKREEDRKRGDGSNTQNCGKGNSSQPKAEANQEKVSVEDDKDHQEPVGAARATRKARKPDRELYQPGSRRSIQGKDCGVGKEQDKPPPTNNGQTSEPESQISTGEKEGNQKTCLQEQEVGNKEVTVKPNNIKLPKSTEKNRKQGGRDVEKKTLPSNATVDKMTSKIDKLSMKEKVGCDSQVIDELSCERGETSSKEKRGTKEEEEKVEMKREKGNRNRRGEDKERESNPDSRRGKEEAGSRGKVDRGKAEKERDKRAPDADKDNKPGNTGEPHQSKGRENRRESKRGDNNNNNRSRDAENDAKTDRDRDRAVEGGDRNKSNANSTTATSKRYSKSDIRRPRNRTYSSSSASSVTSLDGPRVRMDVERTKWPHAEPKHKEGVATSGAGRRSHLKSWTTNGESSTESMEGSEMSDKAEERKRRGGREELSAERRRVERSKPKGTRGGDRGILRVSLEKLPGTPSHVAVSQHCAPGLVPRGRGGGILILPARTDISNSPEVGQRLLFGGIRGGGAARSRGGRGGEARRLWDPNNPDQKPALTATQSSQHSSRQQPVYLQTGAGIGQLHFLDTDDEVAGSPPVAQGDHFRAQQVAAMAFYKFQNSDNPYGHPVPASNSHSPGSTASYAYPYQMGPYQMAPANGMYPVGQFCGSYRGAGYPQPVAGGSLTSEEVEQQARGELGRMLRAADAQELQLSNLLSRDRVSAEGLERMAQLRADILGLYEQVLLTDIDYSDSQNVDQALWKNVFYQVIERFRQLLKDPAYDNTPHVKNMLLILLDEGALFFDALLQKLQTVYQFKLQDYMDGIAIRARPLRKTVKYALISAQRCMICQGDIARYREQASDSANYGKARSWYLKAQQIAPKNGRPYNQLALLAVYTNRKLDAVYYYMRSLAVSNPILTAKESLMSLFEEAKRKIEQLERRRRQEHEGGSRGPAVKGRGRGEDGARVEIWIRPSGQAATPSSQRGGSESSRDSEQDGELGSLSASDLNKRVILSFLHAHGKLFTKVGMESFPGMATRVLLEFKTLLQHSPSLLGSTHMLQIITINMFTIHNAHSRAEDKEVRSVLQEQSTALGLGMFALLVQRCTELLKETPTEPVPMADGEEEGKGEELEGMVRVSAFSLDLRELLPSIKVWSDWMLGQPDQWNPPPCSIDGSPDVWQGLADLCNMLARVDHEEVPLYKADTEEVDGDEELTVLQLKEDRLLAGFVPLLAAPQEPCYTDRHTDVAIAADCKRVTVLKYFLEALCGQEEPLLAFKGGEYISVATSPPLNHSKNTKSRQDSLTEKEADDVIIEAESSLSASEGEEDAEDVGDSENDIRELKARRHVLTNKLAQQQKRRDKIQAVLQTGGQLELEVRPRFLVPDTNGFIDHLGGLKRVLQCGTYIIVVPLIVITELDGLAKGQDNFAGGMGPGGRTTGGRGNYNVNTAHVRAVQEKARLAVSFLEKGFEAREPCLRALTSRGNQLESISFRSEDTSGQQGTNDDVILSCCLNYCKDKAKDFMPDQRNGTVKLQREVVLLTDDRNLRVKALTRNVPVRDIPAFLSWAKVG